The following is a genomic window from Synergistaceae bacterium.
TAAGAAATGTGATGCGCATATTGTAGACGCGCGGGCATAATTTCTACAGAGTATTTCTATCGGCTATAATAAGCCATCCCGATTGACGGAGGACGTGATGAATTGATGACCCCTGAGGAAGCCTGCCTGTACTTGGGAATTTCCCTCGATGATGAAGATTTGGACATGGACAGGATAGAGCGTAACTACAAGACAAAGCTCTCGATATATGACCCGCGACGCTTCAGCACAGATACCCCCGAACACAGAGAAGCCCGGAGGATGAGGCGTAGCATTGAGGAGGCATACACCTGTCTTGTGGAAACATACGACGAGCTTTACGGAGCAGACGGAGGCGGAGAAGATCGCAGCACCGGCACGCTCCTGAAGGTTACTGCCGCGACGACGACAATAGCTGCGTTGTGTCTTGCCGGGTTCATCTGGCTGACGTACTCCGAGACTCCTAGCGTCAAGCCCGTGCCTTCCACTGATGCAGTTCACGCACAGGACTACGAGAGGCTTCTTCACGAGGTGGAGAGGCTGCGCGAGGCAGCAGAGGCGCGCCGTCCGCAGGGTTTAGCACAGAGCACGGCACTTCCCGACTACGCAGACCTCGTTGAACGCGTGATGCCGTCGATGGTGATGATACGCACTGATGTCGGGACAGGGAGCGGATTCTTCGTTAGCGGTCAGGGCGATATCCTCACGAACTGGCACGTGATACGCGGAGCCTCGAGGATAACGGTTACCATGACGGAAGGCAGGCCGCAGTCTGCTCTGCTGAAGGATTACGACACGGCGAAGGATATTGCGCTCCTCAAGGTGAACGCACAGTCAGCTACACCGTTTCTGCGGATAAGTCCCGTGCTTCCGCGACAGGGAGAGGCAGTTATGGCGGTGGGCAACCCGCGAGGCTACGAGGGAACTGTGTCGAACGGAATAATCTCGGCTTTCCGCGAGAACAACAACATCATACAGTTCACTGCGCCGATCTCGCAGGGTTCAAGCGGAGGAGCACTCATCAACCTTAAAGGCGAGGTTGTGGGTATGCCGACGAAGTTACGGACGGACGGGCAGAACCTGAATTTTGCGATTGCGCCGAACGTTCTGGCCAAGTTTCTGGATGAGGCGAAGGACAAACCTGCGAGAGCTCTCAACGGTACGCGGACGGAAGCGGAGAGTTACGAGGATTACGGGCTGAAGTTCGTGCGCAGGGACGAGAGCTATGAGATGTACCTTGAGACCGGCAATATCGACTATGACCCTGTGTCGTCAATAGCTTCGTTCGTGAGCGTGTGGCTTCCGACGGCGCGGACAAACTCGATGATGAAGCGCGACCCGAATTTCCGTGCGGTGAAGGGCAAGGATTTCGGGCCGTGTATGCTGGTGTATGTTGCTGACTTGTCGGAAGGGACGTATATTCACCTGCGGACGCTGAACCTCTACACTGACGGGACGACGGCGCGGGATTACGTGAAGCCTGTAGAGCAGTACCGCTGGGTGAGGCCGTCGCGCGGGAGCAGGATTGAAGTCCTGATGAAGGAAGTCAGGCAGCAGCTAAGCATCAGGTGAGCTGCTACATTGACTGACCGGCAGATTCTCCCTGACCTTCGCCGGAAGTCTCGCCCCAGCCCTGACCCCAGCCCTCAGAAGTGCCGGTCGCTTCCTGTGCTGGCTGTGCCTCCATACTTTCTGCTGACTGCTGGCTCTCCTGAACCTCGCTCTCCTTCACCGTGAACTTGTCGCAGTCCTTCGCCTTGTTCGAGGTAAATTCTTTGACCTGTTCCCTGTTGAGGTTGTTCATTAGTTCGCTGTAGTCAAAGTCGTTGCCCTTCATCTCATGTTTGTGCGACATGTTAGAGCCTGCGTCCTCAACTTGGTACAAGTCAGGGTTGTTCATGAGGTCGTTGAACTCCTTCTGCGTCAATCCCTGCTCCTCTGCCCAGCGTATTGCTCTGGCGTTCTCGCACCCGTACTTGTGCCCGAGATGGTGCTTGCCCTCTATCACTTTTCCTGAATAAGCGTCAACAAACTTACCGTCTTTGTTCTTACCTTTCGCCTCAACCTTCTCACGTACTTCTTTGCGGATGTACGGCCTGTGAAGTTTCATCCCTCATCACTCCTTCTCCGGCTCAAACCCGAAATCCCTGCTGACCTTGAACGTCCCCGTCCCTTCTTCGCGCTCAAAGGCCATTCCCTCAGCCGCGTCAAGGTACGGGAAGACTGTCTTGTCGATGTTCAGGATAGTATTGATGTCGTAGATGCCTATGTTGTCCGGGTTGTCCGCGTATTCCTGATCCTCTGTGCCGGACATGAACACCCAGCCGCTGTACTGGTCATCATCGCCCGTCTTCTCGCGGTACATGAACCTCACAGGAAGCCGCCCGTCCACAAGCCGCCTCGATGCGTTGACGTAACCGAAATGGCTGATGTCTGCCATAACGTTATCTCCCTCCTAGTATCTTCTGCGCTGGCCAAGATACTTGCTGTGAACCCAGCCGACTTTCCCCGTCTGGGTGCATACCTTGCGCCACGCCTTGCTTTGCCCGATGACTTCGACGAGGTGTCCGACGTAGAGTTTCCCGATAGAAGTATAGTTCGTGCCCGGCCCTTCGCGCAGGTTCAGTTCGTCGCCGGTTACACGCATAAGGACTCCTCCGTGCTCTCCCTTGTCGCCTATCCTATGCTGAAGAAGATCACTGCGTATCCATCCCTCAGCACCGCCCGGAAGCGTAACCTTGTACCACACGCCGTCGGCCCTCTGAGCGGGTTCGCCTGCATCTACAGGCACTCCCTCTTCAAGCACAGCAATAGAGGCAGCGTTGATGTCCGGCCTCTTCCTGACGTTGACCTTCGTGCCGAGCGTCGACAGCTTCAGCTTCCGTGCTGGCGCGTCCTTCTTCACCTGTTTGTTCCCCGTAGTCTTGGCCGGAACTTGCAGAGGAGTCGCGGCTGGCGAGGGCTGTCTCGCGGGAGCACGCTGGACTGACGCACTGCCAACAAGCGGCCGTTTTGCTGTCGGCATAATCTTTCCCCACGAAATGCTGGAGATTCCCCAGAGCAATAACCACATCACCAGCGCAGGCATGATGAACGGAACAGTCTTCCTCACCGCAAACTTCATCTTGTCGAAAGCATTAACCCCGCTGTCGATGATTCGCGGCAGGACGGATTTTCCCTCGCCAAGAAGCCACATCACAGGCTCAAGCACCCCCGACGGACTGTACGCCCTGCCGTCAAGCTCATGACCAGTCGCTGTCGTGGCAAAATAGCGCGTGTCCGTGAAGTTCGCGGCAATGAGATTAACCACGCTCCTGAAGCCGTGAGCGTCAAGAAACCTCCTGCACACCTCCTCGTCCTGCAACCCGCCCGAAAGTTCCGCGCTGAACTTGTCTGCCTTAGTGATAACGACTGCCGCAGGTACTGTGCTCATCTGCGAGGTCGTCAGGCTCTTCAGCTTCTTGTGCTCGGAGCAGAAGGCAGAGATCGCCGCGTGTGTCTCTGACGGTGAAGCGTCAGGGTCAACCATCAGCATTATGCCTTTTGCGTACTCGAACTGGAGCTGAAGGTAGTCCGCCGATGTTATGTTCTGGAAGGCCTCGCCCGCTATGTCGTACATGCTGAGCAGGTAGGGCACGTGCATCGAGAACTCATGCTTGATGCTGTACATTCCGGCGTTGAGTTCTGTTGTGCCGGAGATTTTGTTCCCGCTGTTGTACGCACCCTCGAGCGTCTGGAAGGCTCTCTGCGGATTGCAGGTGTGCGTGATGTGAGAAGGTATCCGGCGAAAGTACTCGTGGAAGAACGACGCAAGGTATGTCGTCTTGCCCGCGCTGGTGTTGCCGACCACCTGAATCCCGAAGTGCTGTGCGTAACCTTCAACGGGGCTGTTGCACAGCGGACACACCGCAACAAGATCGTTCCGTCCGTTGAAGACCGTCGTAGGGAGGAGCTCTCCGCATGAACACTTTGTGCGGAAAATGCCGTACGGTCCGGGCTGGAGGTTGTGGAGAGTGCCGCATTTCGGGCACACAAACAGAGGAACTCGCCTGCGCTTGCATTTCGGGCAGGGGTTGTCTATGGCGTTGAGGAGGAGGGCGGTCTTGTCCGAGAGCCTGAGCAGCATATAGCCCGCGAAGAACAGTAGCCACCCTGCGCCAAGCACCACCGACAGCAATGCGCAGAAGATGAGGGCGAAAGCGTACCCGAACAGGTACAAGGACAAGGCCGATGCCAGCCAGAATAAATATATCCAGAGGTCATGCAGGAAAAAATCTTCCCAGTGCAAGTTTCTTTCCGCAATACGTCCTATTTCTTGAAGCGCAGTCCCCATACCTGCACTTGAAGCTGACCATATCATTTCGAGCTGCTTTAATCCAGGCCCGAAGAAGTATCCGCGTTTTACGCCGGGAGCGTGAGGGTGAGGGTCTGAGTAATAAGCATATGGGTTTCTGCTGGCAGACACAGCATGACAGAAAACATAGCCGGCCGTATACAGTGCAAACAGTACGCCTATGCCGGCAACAATTCCTCCTATCACGAGCAGCGCAGGCAGCACTACATGCACAATGAACCATATGATAGCGGCAATAGCAATAACAATGAAGCCGAGAAACCCTAATGCCTCATCATCAGATTTCTTGCTCACGATTCCTGTTCACCCCTCATGAATAACCCTGCCAGCTTACCCAGCAGTCCCTTCTTCGGCCTGCGCTTGAGCTCCTTCGTAGCAAGCTCCTCTATGTCCGCGAACATGTCCGACGCGGCTCTGTCCTTGCGCGGAGTAGCTTTGTCGAGCTGCGAGAGGGCTTTCTCCGGGCTGGACATCTCGTAGAGCACGTCAACCACAACATTAACCGCCTCGTCCCTGTGAGCCTTCGACGAGTACGCGAGAAAACGCAGCCAGTCTTCAGGACGTTTCTTCACGCTGCTGACAAGCTCATACACCACGTCAAACAGAAGCTCCCTCGAGGCCGTTCTGCTGAGTATCAGGCTGTACATGTACGCGCTGTCCTCGTCCGCGCTGAACTTCCGGGACATGAAGACCCTGCAGAATCTGTCGCTGTCCATCGACGTGAACAATGCTGTCTTCTCCGCCTCAGAGAGACGCACGGACGCACGAATCTCCTCCGCGAACCTTATGAGCTCGTCGGTTTTCTTGGCCGATTTTATGCCCCTGCCAAGCACCTTGCCCGCGAAATCGCCGAGCCCCTTATCGTCGAGCAGTCCGCAGAACTTCACTGCCTCAGCGAACGACGCACAGATTGCAGGTTCTTCGTCAAGGATGAAGTTCACCACAAATTCCCCTTTGCCGCCCGCGCAGGTCAAAACCATATCCCTTGCTCTGGCACGGTTGCCGTCCTTTCCGCTCAGGAAGTCCATAAGCCCCGACATCGCTTCTTTGTCCCGCTTCTCTGCACACAGGCTTATGCACCGCGAGACCAACGCCCTAGTTTCATCCTGCGTAATCTTGTGTTCCGTCATTCGTGCGCATTTGTTGAACAGCTTGCAGAAGTACAGACCTTCCGGCGGCGCAATCTCCGACGACACAAACTTCTTCAGTGCCTCCGCTGAAACAGCAACAGCCGCAGCATCCTTCCCGAAACTGCTTGAGAGTATGTGCTCCAGCAGCTCGTGCCTGCCGCTGAACATGTTTTCACGGACAAGAGCGCACATCGCGGAAGAGAGGTTTTCCCGTGCTGTGCCGTCGTTCATTGTGCGGGAGTTGCGCTCAACCCATTCGGCCAAGAGAACGGCAGCGTCAAAGTCCTGCTCCGCCACCCGCACGAAGCTGTCCCTAAGTGTGCTGTAGATTCGGCGTGCCTCCGGCGTATCAGCGAGGCCGTAACTGCACAAGCTCCCGACCACTGCGGAAAGTTCCCGTGAGGTGAGAGCATCAACGTTCTTGAGGCCGCAGAAAGCCTCGTAGAGTTCCGGCATGTCAGGCGAGGGATGCCGTATGTCCAGTGCCTGCAGGAAGCCAGCGCAGAACTCTCTGTGTTCGCTGTCGAAGCCCGTTATCGCGCCGAAGTACCCCGCGCCCGTGTCTGCCTCGAACTCCGCAGTCATCTTCACTCCGTCGAGCACCGCAAACTGTTTCGCCGCAAACGCCATCACCGGCCCGTTGTTGCTGTTGTCCTGCATGTTCACGCCGACGATCATCGCCCGAAACCTCATGCGCTGGCTGGGGTCCTGGAAGTTCATCATGGGCTGGTACTTGCCGTCAAGAGCCCTGACCGTGTAGACGTTGGAGGACGGGTAATTGTCCAGCCGCGTC
Proteins encoded in this region:
- a CDS encoding trypsin-like peptidase domain-containing protein, which gives rise to MMTPEEACLYLGISLDDEDLDMDRIERNYKTKLSIYDPRRFSTDTPEHREARRMRRSIEEAYTCLVETYDELYGADGGGEDRSTGTLLKVTAATTTIAALCLAGFIWLTYSETPSVKPVPSTDAVHAQDYERLLHEVERLREAAEARRPQGLAQSTALPDYADLVERVMPSMVMIRTDVGTGSGFFVSGQGDILTNWHVIRGASRITVTMTEGRPQSALLKDYDTAKDIALLKVNAQSATPFLRISPVLPRQGEAVMAVGNPRGYEGTVSNGIISAFRENNNIIQFTAPISQGSSGGALINLKGEVVGMPTKLRTDGQNLNFAIAPNVLAKFLDEAKDKPARALNGTRTEAESYEDYGLKFVRRDESYEMYLETGNIDYDPVSSIASFVSVWLPTARTNSMMKRDPNFRAVKGKDFGPCMLVYVADLSEGTYIHLRTLNLYTDGTTARDYVKPVEQYRWVRPSRGSRIEVLMKEVRQQLSIR
- a CDS encoding HNH/ENDO VII family nuclease, which translates into the protein MKLHRPYIRKEVREKVEAKGKNKDGKFVDAYSGKVIEGKHHLGHKYGCENARAIRWAEEQGLTQKEFNDLMNNPDLYQVEDAGSNMSHKHEMKGNDFDYSELMNNLNREQVKEFTSNKAKDCDKFTVKESEVQESQQSAESMEAQPAQEATGTSEGWGQGWGETSGEGQGESAGQSM
- a CDS encoding DUF2185 domain-containing protein; translation: MADISHFGYVNASRRLVDGRLPVRFMYREKTGDDDQYSGWVFMSGTEDQEYADNPDNIGIYDINTILNIDKTVFPYLDAAEGMAFEREEGTGTFKVSRDFGFEPEKE
- a CDS encoding SH3 domain-containing protein, which codes for MSKKSDDEALGFLGFIVIAIAAIIWFIVHVVLPALLVIGGIVAGIGVLFALYTAGYVFCHAVSASRNPYAYYSDPHPHAPGVKRGYFFGPGLKQLEMIWSASSAGMGTALQEIGRIAERNLHWEDFFLHDLWIYLFWLASALSLYLFGYAFALIFCALLSVVLGAGWLLFFAGYMLLRLSDKTALLLNAIDNPCPKCKRRRVPLFVCPKCGTLHNLQPGPYGIFRTKCSCGELLPTTVFNGRNDLVAVCPLCNSPVEGYAQHFGIQVVGNTSAGKTTYLASFFHEYFRRIPSHITHTCNPQRAFQTLEGAYNSGNKISGTTELNAGMYSIKHEFSMHVPYLLSMYDIAGEAFQNITSADYLQLQFEYAKGIMLMVDPDASPSETHAAISAFCSEHKKLKSLTTSQMSTVPAAVVITKADKFSAELSGGLQDEEVCRRFLDAHGFRSVVNLIAANFTDTRYFATTATGHELDGRAYSPSGVLEPVMWLLGEGKSVLPRIIDSGVNAFDKMKFAVRKTVPFIMPALVMWLLLWGISSISWGKIMPTAKRPLVGSASVQRAPARQPSPAATPLQVPAKTTGNKQVKKDAPARKLKLSTLGTKVNVRKRPDINAASIAVLEEGVPVDAGEPAQRADGVWYKVTLPGGAEGWIRSDLLQHRIGDKGEHGGVLMRVTGDELNLREGPGTNYTSIGKLYVGHLVEVIGQSKAWRKVCTQTGKVGWVHSKYLGQRRRY